Proteins from one Bradyrhizobium amphicarpaeae genomic window:
- a CDS encoding fumarylacetoacetate hydrolase family protein: MMASEMKQWLRFRNNGATGFGTLTSSGISVHEGEMFGRNAATSKILALSEVELLAPCAPSKIVALWNNFHALAAKLNQPEPPEPLYLLKATTSITTPGAVIRRPSYYDGKTTYEGELGIVIGKTCARVSPAEAHGCIFGYTCVNDITANDILTSDPTFPQWARAKGIDDYGPFGPVIATGLDPAKLTVRTILNGAERQNYPISDMIFGAEVLVSRISHDMTLLPGDLIAVGTSVGVGVMKEPVNIVTVAIDGIGELTNEFRL, translated from the coding sequence ATGATGGCGAGCGAGATGAAGCAATGGCTGCGCTTCCGGAACAATGGCGCGACCGGCTTCGGCACGCTGACCTCGTCGGGCATCAGTGTGCACGAGGGCGAGATGTTCGGCCGCAACGCCGCCACCAGCAAGATTCTGGCGCTGTCTGAGGTCGAGTTGCTCGCGCCCTGCGCGCCCAGCAAGATCGTCGCGCTCTGGAATAATTTTCATGCGCTCGCGGCCAAGCTGAACCAGCCCGAGCCGCCGGAGCCGCTCTATCTGCTCAAGGCCACCACGAGCATCACGACGCCGGGCGCCGTGATCCGCAGGCCCTCTTATTACGACGGCAAGACCACCTATGAAGGCGAACTCGGCATCGTCATCGGCAAGACCTGCGCCCGCGTGTCGCCGGCCGAAGCACACGGCTGCATCTTCGGCTACACCTGCGTCAACGACATCACCGCCAACGACATCCTGACCAGCGATCCCACCTTCCCGCAATGGGCCCGCGCCAAGGGCATCGACGATTACGGCCCGTTCGGCCCGGTCATCGCGACCGGTCTCGATCCGGCCAAGCTGACCGTCCGCACCATCCTCAACGGCGCCGAGCGGCAGAACTATCCGATCTCGGACATGATCTTCGGCGCCGAGGTGCTGGTCTCCAGGATCTCGCACGACATGACCCTGCTCCCCGGCGACCTCATCGCCGTCGGCACCTCAGTCGGCGTCGGCGTGATGAAGGAGCCGGTCAATATTGTCACGGTGGCAATCGACGGCATCGGCGAGCTCACCAACGAGTTTCGGCTGTAG
- a CDS encoding 2-dehydropantoate 2-reductase, giving the protein MKICIYGAGAIGGYLGVQLARAGADVSLIARGAHLAAMRERGLTLLAGEETHTVHPRCTDDPAELGVQDYIVITLKAHSITGVIERMRPLLGPHTRIVTAVNGIPYWYFYKHGGPYENSTLESIDPGGRQWREIGAERAIGCIVYPATEIEAPGVIRHVYGNNFPLGEPSGEITPDVQRLADLFVAAGLKAPVLDRIRDEIWLKLWGNVCFNPISALTHATLDVICTDPSTRALSRAIMMETQAIAETFGVKFRVDVERRIEGARKVGAHKTSMLQDLERGRPMEIDPLVTVVQEMGRLTGIATPALDSVLAMVTQRARIAGLYDGVSAPSDPRALAVA; this is encoded by the coding sequence CTCGGGGTTCAGCTTGCGCGCGCCGGCGCCGATGTCAGCCTCATCGCGCGCGGCGCGCATCTTGCCGCCATGCGCGAGCGCGGCCTGACGCTGCTCGCCGGCGAGGAGACGCACACCGTACATCCGCGCTGCACCGACGATCCCGCTGAGCTCGGCGTGCAGGATTACATCGTCATCACGCTGAAGGCGCATTCGATCACCGGCGTGATCGAGAGGATGCGGCCGCTGCTCGGGCCCCACACCCGCATCGTCACCGCCGTCAACGGCATCCCCTATTGGTATTTCTACAAGCACGGCGGCCCATACGAGAATTCGACGCTGGAGAGCATCGACCCCGGCGGGCGGCAATGGCGCGAGATCGGCGCCGAGCGCGCCATCGGCTGCATCGTCTATCCCGCCACCGAGATCGAGGCGCCCGGCGTGATCCGCCACGTCTACGGCAACAACTTCCCGCTCGGCGAGCCCTCCGGCGAGATCACGCCCGATGTGCAGCGCCTCGCCGATTTGTTCGTCGCAGCCGGGCTGAAGGCGCCGGTGCTCGACCGCATCCGCGACGAGATCTGGCTCAAGCTCTGGGGCAACGTCTGCTTCAACCCGATCAGCGCGCTGACCCATGCGACGCTCGACGTGATCTGCACCGATCCGTCCACGCGCGCGCTGTCGCGCGCGATCATGATGGAAACGCAGGCGATCGCCGAGACCTTCGGCGTCAAGTTCCGCGTCGACGTCGAGCGCCGCATCGAAGGCGCCCGCAAGGTCGGCGCGCACAAGACCTCGATGCTGCAGGACCTCGAGCGCGGCCGCCCGATGGAGATCGACCCGCTCGTCACCGTGGTGCAGGAGATGGGCCGCCTCACCGGCATCGCCACGCCCGCGCTCGACTCCGTGCTGGCGATGGTGACCCAGCGCGCCCGCATTGCCGGGCTCTATGACGGCGTCTCGGCACCCAGCGATCCCCGCGCACTGGCGGTGGCATGA